From Parasteatoda tepidariorum isolate YZ-2023 chromosome 1, CAS_Ptep_4.0, whole genome shotgun sequence, one genomic window encodes:
- the LOC107453081 gene encoding RING finger protein 11: protein MGNCLRLCASTAEDDTLLPEQLDQDSSSSPPTPIEERPSEPVFFVSPNIGRPISQLTEDEQVKIAQRIGFIQQLPTGIYNGANKNRECAICMIDFVFGDSIRYLPCLHIYHASCIDDWLMRSFTCPSCMEPVDAALLSTFHTH, encoded by the exons ATGGGAAATTGCTTGAGATTGTGTGCTTCAACAGCTGAAGATGATACCCTTCTACCTGAGCAGTTGGACCAAGATTCATCTTCTTCACCTCCAACACCTATTGAA GAAAGACCTTCTGAACCTGTATTCTTTGTATCTCCCAATATTGGTCGTCCTATTTCACAACTCACTGAGGATGAGCAAGTTAAAATTGCTCAAAGAATAGGATTTATTCAACAATTGCCAACTGGAATTTATAATGGTGCCAACAAGAATAGAGA gTGTGCCATTTGCATGATTGATTTTGTGTTTGGAGACTCCATTCGTTACTTGCCCTGCCTGCATATTTATCATGCATCCTGCATAGATGATTGGCTCATGCGATCTTTCACTTGCCCTTCATGCATGGAGCCTGTAGATGCTGCCCTTCTCAGTACATTCCATACtcattaa